The Amaranthus tricolor cultivar Red isolate AtriRed21 chromosome 6, ASM2621246v1, whole genome shotgun sequence genome has a segment encoding these proteins:
- the LOC130814676 gene encoding magnesium-chelatase subunit ChlI, chloroplastic isoform X1, translating into MAGLLGCSASYFAYSPLSSSSHKLSSFPISTNPVSGKFNWRKFYGGIGIPVNKSRSQLHFSISNVATDINAAEQAAKVATKTQRPVFPFAAIVGQDEMKLCLLLNVIDPKIGGVMIMGDRGTGKSTTVRSLVDLLPEIKVVSGDPFNSDPEDPELMGVEVREKSLKGEDLAVVMTKINMVDLPLGATEDRVCGTIDIEKALTEGVKAFEPGLLAKANRGILYVDEVNLLDDHLVDVLLDSAASGWNTVEREGISISHPARFILIGSGNPEEGELRPQLLDRFGMHAQVGTVKDAELRVKIVEERARFDKNPNEFRSSYENEQRKLTDQISSARSNLSSVHIDHDLRVKISKVCAELNVDGLRGDIVTNRAAKALAALKGRDKVTAEDIATVIPNCLRHRLRKDPLESIDSGLLVIEKFYEVFS; encoded by the exons ATGGCTGGATTACTAGGATGTTCTGCTTCTTACTTCGCTTATTCCCCTCTTTCTTCTTCCTCCCACAAACTGTCGTCTTTTCCCATTTCTACTAACCCTG TTTCAGGAAAATTCAATTGGAGAAAATTCTATGGTGGAATTGGAATTCCGGTAAACAAGAGTAGGTCTCAGCTACATTTTTCTATTTCCAATGTTGCCACCGATATTAATGCTGCTGAACAG GCTGCTAAGGTTGCAACAAAAACTCAAAGGCCAGTTTTCCCTTTTGCAGCTATAGTTGGGCAAGATGAGATGAAGCTCTGCCTTTTGTTAAATGTTATTGACCCTAAGATTGGTGGGGTTATGATCATGGGTGACAGAGGTACCGGGAAATCCACAACTGTTAGGTCATTAGTTGATTTACTCCCAGAAATCAAGGTTGTTTCTGGAGATCCTTTTAACTCAGACCCTGAAGATCCTGAGTTAATGGGTGTCGAAGTGAGAGAAAAGTCCCTAAAAGGAGAAGATCTTGCTGTTGTAATGACTAAAATCAATATGGTTGATTTGCCACTGGGTGCTACTGAGGACAGGGTTTGTGGCACCATTGACATTGAGAAGGCATTAACTGAGGGTGTCAAAGCGTTTGAGCCAGGCCTTCTTGCTAAGGCTAATCGAGGAATTTTATATGTTGATGAAGTTAATCTTTTGGATGACCACTTGGTCGATGTTCTTTTGGATTCTGCTGCTTCAGGTTGGAACACTGTTGAGAGAGAGGGAATTTCGATTTCTCATCCTGCACGATTTATTTTGATTGGCTCAGGTAATCCTGAGGAAGGGGAACTTAGACCCCAATTACTCGATCGTTTTGGGATGCATGCTCAAGTTGGAACTGTCAAGGATGCTGAGCTTAGGGTAAAGATTGTGGAGGAGAGGGCTCGCTTTGATAAGAATCCTAATGAATTCAGGAGTTCTTACGAGAATGAGCAACGCAAGCTAACAGATCAGATTTCATCCGCAAGGAGCAACCTTTCATCAGTACACATTGATCATGATCTTCGTGTTAAAATATCTAAGGTCTGTGCTGAGTTGAATGTTGATGGTTTGAGAGGTGATATAGTGACTAATAGAGCAGCTAAGGCTTTAGCCGCTCTGAAAGGTAGAGATAAGGTGACTGCTGAGGATATCGCAACTGTCATTCCTAACTGCCTAAGACATCGGCTAAGGAAGGATCCTTTGGAGTCAATCGATTCTGGTTTACTGGTTATTGAAAAGTTTTATGAAGTATTTAGCTAA
- the LOC130814676 gene encoding magnesium-chelatase subunit ChlI, chloroplastic isoform X2: MAGLLGCSASYFAYSPLSSSSHKLSSFPISTNPGKFNWRKFYGGIGIPVNKSRSQLHFSISNVATDINAAEQAAKVATKTQRPVFPFAAIVGQDEMKLCLLLNVIDPKIGGVMIMGDRGTGKSTTVRSLVDLLPEIKVVSGDPFNSDPEDPELMGVEVREKSLKGEDLAVVMTKINMVDLPLGATEDRVCGTIDIEKALTEGVKAFEPGLLAKANRGILYVDEVNLLDDHLVDVLLDSAASGWNTVEREGISISHPARFILIGSGNPEEGELRPQLLDRFGMHAQVGTVKDAELRVKIVEERARFDKNPNEFRSSYENEQRKLTDQISSARSNLSSVHIDHDLRVKISKVCAELNVDGLRGDIVTNRAAKALAALKGRDKVTAEDIATVIPNCLRHRLRKDPLESIDSGLLVIEKFYEVFS, encoded by the exons ATGGCTGGATTACTAGGATGTTCTGCTTCTTACTTCGCTTATTCCCCTCTTTCTTCTTCCTCCCACAAACTGTCGTCTTTTCCCATTTCTACTAACCCTG GAAAATTCAATTGGAGAAAATTCTATGGTGGAATTGGAATTCCGGTAAACAAGAGTAGGTCTCAGCTACATTTTTCTATTTCCAATGTTGCCACCGATATTAATGCTGCTGAACAG GCTGCTAAGGTTGCAACAAAAACTCAAAGGCCAGTTTTCCCTTTTGCAGCTATAGTTGGGCAAGATGAGATGAAGCTCTGCCTTTTGTTAAATGTTATTGACCCTAAGATTGGTGGGGTTATGATCATGGGTGACAGAGGTACCGGGAAATCCACAACTGTTAGGTCATTAGTTGATTTACTCCCAGAAATCAAGGTTGTTTCTGGAGATCCTTTTAACTCAGACCCTGAAGATCCTGAGTTAATGGGTGTCGAAGTGAGAGAAAAGTCCCTAAAAGGAGAAGATCTTGCTGTTGTAATGACTAAAATCAATATGGTTGATTTGCCACTGGGTGCTACTGAGGACAGGGTTTGTGGCACCATTGACATTGAGAAGGCATTAACTGAGGGTGTCAAAGCGTTTGAGCCAGGCCTTCTTGCTAAGGCTAATCGAGGAATTTTATATGTTGATGAAGTTAATCTTTTGGATGACCACTTGGTCGATGTTCTTTTGGATTCTGCTGCTTCAGGTTGGAACACTGTTGAGAGAGAGGGAATTTCGATTTCTCATCCTGCACGATTTATTTTGATTGGCTCAGGTAATCCTGAGGAAGGGGAACTTAGACCCCAATTACTCGATCGTTTTGGGATGCATGCTCAAGTTGGAACTGTCAAGGATGCTGAGCTTAGGGTAAAGATTGTGGAGGAGAGGGCTCGCTTTGATAAGAATCCTAATGAATTCAGGAGTTCTTACGAGAATGAGCAACGCAAGCTAACAGATCAGATTTCATCCGCAAGGAGCAACCTTTCATCAGTACACATTGATCATGATCTTCGTGTTAAAATATCTAAGGTCTGTGCTGAGTTGAATGTTGATGGTTTGAGAGGTGATATAGTGACTAATAGAGCAGCTAAGGCTTTAGCCGCTCTGAAAGGTAGAGATAAGGTGACTGCTGAGGATATCGCAACTGTCATTCCTAACTGCCTAAGACATCGGCTAAGGAAGGATCCTTTGGAGTCAATCGATTCTGGTTTACTGGTTATTGAAAAGTTTTATGAAGTATTTAGCTAA
- the LOC130814677 gene encoding nudix hydrolase 15, mitochondrial-like, which produces MRLFFKSRIPITPCQTPLKSSLSSPRFFIVMNSPKPTSFRLDALAEQLRLYKPPIRVDDEIEEESGKIVAQVGFAESSNGIAKPFEPMTKRAAVLVCLFEGDDGHLRVILTKRSSGLSTHSGEVALPGGKAEEGDKDDKATATREAREEIGLDSSLVNVVTTLEPFLSKHLLRVVPVIGILSDKDAFKPVLNAAEVETVFDAPLQMFIKDEHHREEEREWMGYKYLIHFFDYETDGKKYLIWGLTAGILIRAASVVYQRPPPFLEQNPIFKVPRIADKDTVMH; this is translated from the exons atgagacttttttttaagtcACGGATTCCCATTACTCCTTGCCAAACGCCTCTGAAATCTTCATTATCATCTCCGCGTTTTTTTATTGTGATGAATTCTCCGAAGCCAACCTCTTTTAGACTTGATGCCTTAGCTGAGCAACTCCGGCTCTATAAACCTCCAATTCGAGTCGACGATGAGATCGAAGAAGAGAGTGGAAAGATTGTTGCTCAAGTGGGTTTTGCTGAATCTTCCAACGGAATTGCTAAACCTTTTGAACCCATGACTAAGAGAGCAGCTGTTCTTGTCTGTCTCTTCGAAGGGGATGATGGGCATCTTCGAGTTATTCTTACTAAACGTTCTTCTGGGCTTTCTACTCACTCGG GAGAAGTAGCATTGCCTGGTGGAAAAGCTGAAGAGGGTGACAAGGACGATAAGGCCACCGCAACGAGGGAGGCTAGAGAGGAAATTGGATTAGATTCTTCACTAGTGAATGTTGTCACCACTCTCGAGCCTTTTTTGTCTAAG CATCTCTTAAGGGTGGTACCGGTTATTGGAATACTATCTGATAAGGATGCTTTTAAACCTGTTCTAAATGCTGCAGAGGTAGAAACGGTATTTGATGCACCCTTGCAAATGTTCATCAAG GATGAACATCACCGTGAAGAGGAGAGAGAATGGATGGGATACAAGTACTTGATTCACTTTTTTGATTACGAAACAGATggaaaaaagtacctaatatgGGGTCTAACAGCTGGGATCTTGATTCGAGCTGCATCAGTTGTTTATCAAAGACCACCACCGTTTTTGGAGCAGAATCCCATCTTTAAGGTTCCTAGAATAGCTGACAAAGACACTGTTATGcattga
- the LOC130815367 gene encoding protein IQ-DOMAIN 9-like produces MGSGFWFKTIITRKKVKLENSKQSKASSAFNKPAGSKINIQSEKNNDNRSQVISKKNGALVKLGEDVAATRIQTVFRAYMARKTVRHMKGMIRFQKLAQAQSVKKQSNNTLNHLHSWSMVQTQIRERRQNMVTEGRLKQKRLENQLKLEAKLHDLEVEWNGGAETMEEILARIHQREAAAVKRERTLAYAFSHQWRANSNQNLGSNAFDLEKANWGWSWKERWIAARPWESRVPSQLISVEKGQAKLASKARKISNSTSTQKPDFKSTVVNGKAPVKTRRLSYPAAKKTTEQVSNTNVQEAAVKRRESVP; encoded by the exons ATGGGTTCTGGATTTTGGTTCAAGACGATAATTACCAGAAAGAAGGTGAAGCttgaaaattcaaaacaatcaaAG GCATCATCCGCTTTTAACAAGCCAGCGGGATCTAAAATAAATATCCAATCTgagaaaaataatgataatcgTAGTCAGGTTATCAGTAAGAAAAATGGTGCGCTTGTGAAACTCGGTGAAGATGTTGCAGCAACGAGGATACAAACTGTCTTTAGAGCCTACATG GCGAGGAAAACCGTACGTCATATGAAAGGGATGATAAGATTCCAGAAACTTGCACAGGCTCAATCTGTTAAAAAGCAGTCTAACAATACATTAAATCATCTTCATTCGTGGAGTATGGTACAGACTCAAATCAGGGAACGACGCCAGAATATGGTAACTGAAGGGCGTCTCAAACAAAAAAGACTGGAGAATCAGTTGAAGCTTGAAGCAAAGCTTCACGACTTAGAG GTGGAATGGAATGGTGGTGCCGAGACAATGGAGGAGATTCTAGCAAGGATACATCAAAGAGAAGCAGCAGCAGTGAAGCGCGAGCGTACTTTGGCTTATGCATTCTCTCATCAA TGGAGGGCAAATTCTAATCAAAATCTAGGCTCCAATGCTTTTGATCTGGAGAAAGCTAATTGGGGATGGAGTTGGAAGGAGCGGTGGATAGCTGCTCGCCCATGGGAAAGCAGAGTGCCTTCTCAGTTAATCAGCGTTGAGAAGGGGCAAGCTAAGCTTGCAAGCAAGGCTCGGAAAATTAGCAACTCTACATCTACACAAAAACCAGATTTTAAATCAACAGTGGTGAATGGTAAGGCACCTGTAAAAACGAGGAGACTGTCCTACCCTGCAGCCAAAAAAACAACTGAACAAGTATCAAACACTAATGTGCAAGAAGCAGCGGTGAAGAGGCGTGAATCTGTGCCTTAG